A portion of the Spirochaetota bacterium genome contains these proteins:
- a CDS encoding DMT family transporter, giving the protein MKNNNENLKGILALWFTVFLWGIHGPSARFLTQNNISLIAVAETRFLIGTFVFLFYLLIKKSFLPLLKNFSIDIIILSIVGLFFNSIFYHLGLKYIPATLVMILENLTPFFVIFFNLIFDKIKPDKYIIISLTISFTGLFLIGIGKGGLNLNDNSFYIGLIYEIIAGITFGFYTYYSGKTLNKLKNYYKNYNNINNQNIINQNKIQSIIFKYSEFNIIINLLFYVFIISTLAGFPFILDFKNNKITTIDLIVILQMGLFESGLAYILWNYGISKAGSSKASILFLMTVVFTLINEIIFLKFIPSIILIIGGFLIMAGSLYITINKNKPNEIVNNLIRNNKNIT; this is encoded by the coding sequence ATGAAAAATAATAATGAAAATTTAAAAGGTATTTTAGCTTTATGGTTTACTGTTTTCTTATGGGGAATTCATGGTCCTTCCGCAAGGTTTCTTACTCAAAACAATATCTCCCTAATTGCTGTAGCAGAAACAAGATTTTTAATTGGTACTTTTGTATTTTTATTTTATCTCTTAATTAAAAAAAGTTTCTTACCATTATTAAAAAACTTTTCTATTGATATTATTATTCTTTCTATAGTAGGTTTGTTTTTTAATTCTATCTTCTATCACTTAGGATTAAAATATATTCCTGCTACACTTGTTATGATATTAGAAAATTTAACTCCATTTTTTGTTATTTTTTTTAATCTTATCTTTGATAAAATTAAACCAGATAAATATATTATTATTTCTTTAACAATCTCTTTTACTGGTTTATTTTTAATAGGAATAGGCAAAGGTGGCCTTAATTTAAATGACAATTCTTTCTATATAGGACTTATTTACGAAATAATTGCAGGGATTACTTTTGGTTTTTATACATACTATAGTGGAAAGACTTTAAATAAACTAAAAAATTATTATAAAAATTATAATAATATAAACAACCAAAATATTATAAATCAGAATAAAATTCAATCTATTATATTTAAATATTCAGAATTTAATATTATTATAAACCTTCTTTTCTATGTATTTATTATATCAACTTTAGCTGGATTTCCATTTATTCTTGATTTTAAGAATAATAAAATAACAACAATAGATTTGATTGTTATCCTTCAAATGGGTTTATTTGAATCTGGTCTTGCTTACATTTTGTGGAATTATGGAATTTCAAAAGCTGGATCATCAAAAGCTTCAATACTTTTTTTAATGACTGTTGTTTTTACTCTTATTAATGAGATTATTTTTTTAAAATTTATCCCTTCAATAATTTTAATTATTGGTGGTTTTTTAATAATGGCTGGTTCTTTATACATAACAATTAATAAAAATAAACCAAATGAAATAGTAAATAATTTAATTAGAAATAATAAAAATATAACTTGA
- a CDS encoding MFS transporter, which yields MKINLYIYKNLSPEVYKLAIIRFFLSMGNFISPFMTLLLVKKLLIPPHIASLFVISAGFMFIPASILSGKISDKIGRKFVLLLSFSIYILIIFIIFLIYQFNIFHNVIIAILLIFANLFISMTQAPIAAIITDVTEPSNRNESFSLVYLAVNVGFAFGPLIAGFLFENYTTMIFLGNGIASLIGLTILTGIKETRPNLNMILLESNSNNFNINTNKYHNSSIKFILNDKVFFIFILATIFYSFTYSQVGFTLPIFLTKLFDKKGAKYYGILQSTNAISVILFTPLISILARKRSPFLMVSLAGVFYAFGFGLYFLINSIPMLILTTVIWSIGEILQITNQNVFIANRTPTNIRGRINGTFQILNGLGFMLGPVFSGFFQKHFPINFVWIVVFIISFIGSIELLVSYFKMKSNIF from the coding sequence GTGAAAATTAATTTATATATTTACAAAAATCTATCACCTGAAGTATATAAACTTGCAATTATACGATTCTTTCTTTCAATGGGAAATTTTATTTCACCTTTTATGACTTTGCTTTTAGTTAAAAAGCTTTTAATTCCACCTCATATAGCTTCATTATTTGTCATTTCTGCTGGTTTTATGTTTATTCCTGCAAGTATCTTATCTGGAAAAATTTCAGACAAAATTGGAAGAAAATTTGTACTTCTCTTATCTTTCAGCATTTATATATTAATAATTTTTATTATATTTTTAATTTATCAATTTAATATATTTCATAATGTTATTATTGCAATTTTGTTAATATTTGCCAACCTTTTTATTTCTATGACTCAAGCTCCAATTGCTGCAATTATCACTGATGTAACAGAACCCTCTAATAGAAATGAATCTTTTTCCCTTGTCTATTTAGCTGTAAATGTTGGATTTGCTTTTGGACCCCTTATTGCTGGTTTTTTATTTGAAAATTATACTACTATGATTTTTTTAGGAAATGGGATTGCATCTCTCATAGGACTTACCATTTTAACTGGGATTAAAGAAACTAGACCTAATTTAAATATGATTCTTTTAGAATCAAACTCAAATAATTTTAATATTAATACTAATAAGTATCACAACTCATCTATAAAATTTATTCTTAATGATAAAGTTTTTTTTATATTTATTTTGGCTACAATTTTTTATTCTTTTACTTATTCACAAGTAGGATTTACTTTACCTATATTTCTTACTAAACTTTTTGATAAAAAAGGTGCAAAATATTATGGGATTTTACAATCAACAAATGCTATTTCAGTTATTCTGTTTACACCACTTATATCTATTTTAGCAAGAAAAAGATCTCCTTTTTTAATGGTCTCTTTAGCAGGAGTATTTTATGCTTTTGGGTTTGGTTTATACTTTTTAATTAATTCTATTCCCATGTTAATTTTAACAACAGTTATATGGAGTATTGGTGAAATTTTGCAAATCACAAATCAAAATGTTTTTATAGCAAATAGAACCCCAACAAATATTCGTGGAAGAATAAATGGAACATTTCAAATTCTAAATGGTTTAGGTTTTATGCTTGGTCCAGTTTTTAGTGGATTCTTTCAAAAACATTTTCCTATTAATTTTGTTTGGATAGTAGTTTTTATAATTAGTTTTATAGGTTCTATAGAACTTTTAGTTAGTTATTTTAAAATGAAATCAAACATTTTTTAA
- the hcp gene encoding hydroxylamine reductase — MFMFCYQCQETMKNAGCNLNQGVCGKSSQTSDLQDLLIHILKGISTLVVEAKNNRISTEKEDEFLLGSLFSTITNGNFNENWFIKRITEAIKLREELKHKIVSKGVSLNTIINNLDAVNWKGDESIYLNKSKEVGFLSIKDTMRRSLIATIIYGLKGMSAYADHAFVLGKKDDTILEFMHHALSSTLNNDLRNEDLINLIMKTGEFGVKTMALLDKANTENYGQMEITSVNIGVRDKPGILISGHDLKDLEMLLEQSKNTGIDIYTHSEMLPAHYYPYFKKYSHFAGNYGNAWWKQKEEFEKFNGPILITTNCLVPPSDTYKNRLFTTGIVGFDKVKHIDSANNGYKDFTSIIELAKTCPPPTPIEEGQILGGFSHTVIEKLADKVVNAIKSGKIRKFVIMAGCDGRMPSRKYYEDFAKALPKDTVILTAGCAKYRYNKLELGDIEGIPRVLDAGQCNNSYSIAIIALKLKEIFNLADVNDLPVVFNIAWHEQKAVLVLLSLLSLGFKNIHIGPSLPGFLAPEVAKFIIENFGLATIKDVDSDLKLLIG; from the coding sequence ATTTTTATGTTTTGTTATCAATGTCAAGAAACTATGAAAAATGCTGGTTGTAATTTAAATCAAGGAGTTTGCGGTAAATCTTCTCAAACTTCTGATCTTCAAGATCTTTTAATTCATATTTTAAAAGGTATATCTACTTTAGTAGTAGAAGCAAAAAATAATAGGATTTCAACTGAAAAAGAGGATGAATTTTTACTTGGATCTCTTTTTTCAACAATAACAAACGGTAATTTTAATGAAAATTGGTTTATTAAAAGAATAACTGAAGCAATAAAATTAAGAGAAGAATTAAAACATAAAATTGTCTCAAAAGGTGTTTCATTAAATACAATAATTAATAATCTTGATGCTGTAAACTGGAAAGGAGATGAAAGCATCTATTTAAATAAATCCAAGGAAGTTGGTTTTCTGTCAATAAAAGATACAATGCGAAGATCCCTTATAGCTACAATCATTTATGGACTAAAAGGGATGTCTGCTTATGCTGATCATGCTTTTGTATTGGGCAAAAAAGATGATACTATTTTAGAATTTATGCATCATGCTTTATCTTCTACATTAAATAATGACTTAAGAAATGAAGATTTAATTAATTTAATAATGAAAACTGGTGAATTTGGAGTAAAAACAATGGCTTTGTTAGATAAAGCTAATACAGAAAATTATGGACAAATGGAAATTACATCTGTTAATATAGGAGTAAGGGATAAACCAGGTATTTTAATTTCAGGGCATGATTTAAAAGATCTTGAAATGCTTCTGGAACAATCAAAAAATACAGGTATAGATATTTATACTCATAGTGAAATGCTACCTGCTCATTATTATCCTTATTTTAAGAAATATTCTCACTTTGCTGGTAATTATGGAAATGCTTGGTGGAAACAAAAAGAAGAATTTGAAAAATTTAATGGTCCAATTTTAATTACAACAAACTGTCTTGTTCCACCTTCAGATACCTATAAAAATAGACTATTTACAACAGGAATAGTTGGGTTTGATAAAGTTAAGCATATTGATTCAGCCAATAATGGATATAAAGATTTTACTTCAATTATTGAACTTGCAAAAACTTGCCCACCACCAACTCCAATTGAAGAAGGACAAATACTCGGTGGATTCAGTCATACAGTTATAGAAAAATTAGCAGATAAAGTTGTTAATGCTATTAAAAGTGGAAAAATAAGAAAATTTGTTATTATGGCAGGTTGTGATGGAAGGATGCCATCTCGAAAATATTATGAGGATTTTGCAAAAGCTCTCCCAAAAGATACAGTTATTTTAACAGCAGGTTGTGCTAAATATAGATATAATAAGTTAGAGTTAGGTGATATTGAAGGAATTCCTAGAGTTTTAGATGCAGGTCAATGTAACAATTCATATTCAATTGCTATAATAGCTTTAAAATTAAAAGAAATATTCAATCTCGCTGATGTAAATGATTTACCTGTTGTTTTTAATATTGCTTGGCATGAGCAAAAAGCAGTTTTAGTATTGCTATCTTTACTTTCATTAGGATTTAAAAATATTCATATTGGTCCAAGTTTACCTGGATTTTTAGCTCCAGAAGTTGCAAAATTTATAATAGAAAATTTTGGTCTTGCAACTATTAAAGATGTTGATTCTGATTTGAAACTCTTAATCGGTTAA
- the bcp gene encoding thioredoxin-dependent thiol peroxidase — MEKLLKENEIAPDFSLPDENGQINRLSDFRGKTVVLYFYPKDDTPGCTKEACSFRDYFSQIIQKGAVVIGISKDSKKSHEKFKIKYNLPFILLSDEKGEVIKLYNSLGEKNIFGKKIYGILRKTFIIDKNGVIKKIFDNVTPEEHGKEVLEYL; from the coding sequence ATGGAAAAATTACTTAAAGAAAACGAAATAGCTCCAGATTTTTCTTTACCTGATGAAAATGGGCAAATTAATAGGCTTTCTGATTTTAGAGGTAAAACTGTTGTGTTATATTTTTATCCTAAGGATGATACTCCTGGATGTACAAAAGAAGCATGTAGTTTTAGAGACTATTTTTCTCAAATTATCCAAAAAGGTGCAGTTGTAATAGGAATATCAAAAGATAGTAAAAAATCCCATGAAAAATTTAAGATTAAATATAATCTTCCTTTTATTCTCTTATCTGATGAAAAAGGTGAAGTAATAAAATTATATAATAGCCTTGGTGAAAAAAATATATTTGGCAAAAAGATTTATGGAATATTAAGAAAAACTTTTATAATTGATAAAAATGGTGTTATAAAAAAAATATTTGATAATGTCACACCGGAAGAGCACGGAAAAGAAGTATTAGAATATTTATAA
- a CDS encoding cache domain-containing protein, translated as MLGNSIKEKIMFSSLILSIATLIILSFLIIYFIKYNIEPYINFLQFEILKKGTVAIENIIFGIISELKTLSFLDDFREGKIIKDGIKIDFLGGNFYLVNKTFEVINKNLNPLYEILFYTDENGNFITTTGAMGNEKEREFFTEIIINNKEYFVSDPIISKSTGKEVFVISHRVVNNDNKTNGIISVNVTLEKLTEIIEGLRVGKTAYGWAIGSDGTIFAHKNKDFIMKMKIDELEKLKYKGVKKIYEKLNKDNCGLIKIIRPDGIKEILIYNKIRYTKGWIVGIAIEERELFFPILNLIKAIIITLIIVFILVSLISNIVSNLITSNIIKIDNFFIELSSGEGDLTHKIEIKTKDEIGVLATNFNLFIDRLRLIVSNLKDSIKNLKIIGEILSTNMMTTTTSVNELTLNTNNIKHLATNQKEFFIKSSESIMSMLNDIEKLNELIESQSGFLYESSGYVEKIVKNIEKSGAIFETNYNSIKKLLQLYKKNYEKVVELRNLIQKNPDFFQELDKIIVNFNEITKKLNFNDLEKLEINNFIDKNETNRKIKNKNEILRNYFNEIYENLSVNKNGIFNIIESIKIYLDEVYLKVKDNEIFYEGVLDLTRIISYEEDIVENSIFEQNKNLQEISNSIALMKDITNKIKISSNSILQLGHLIKEDIEKMNNLTEEINMSIVEMDDAFSSINNSLLNIEKISIDNKKNIERVEFDIKKFKT; from the coding sequence ATGTTAGGTAATTCTATAAAAGAAAAAATAATGTTTTCTTCTTTGATATTATCCATTGCTACTTTGATAATTTTATCTTTTTTAATAATATATTTTATAAAATATAATATTGAGCCTTATATAAATTTTCTTCAGTTTGAGATTTTAAAAAAAGGAACTGTTGCTATAGAAAATATAATATTTGGAATAATTTCAGAATTAAAAACTTTATCTTTTTTGGATGATTTTAGAGAAGGAAAGATTATTAAAGATGGAATAAAAATAGATTTTCTTGGTGGAAATTTTTACCTTGTTAATAAAACTTTTGAAGTTATAAATAAGAATTTAAATCCTTTATATGAAATTCTTTTTTATACTGATGAAAATGGTAATTTTATAACAACAACAGGAGCTATGGGAAATGAAAAAGAAAGAGAGTTTTTTACAGAAATAATAATCAATAATAAAGAATACTTTGTAAGTGATCCAATTATTTCTAAATCTACAGGAAAAGAAGTTTTTGTGATATCTCATAGGGTTGTTAATAACGACAATAAGACTAATGGAATAATAAGTGTAAATGTTACACTTGAGAAATTAACAGAAATTATTGAAGGATTGAGAGTTGGTAAGACTGCTTATGGTTGGGCGATAGGTTCAGATGGTACTATTTTTGCTCATAAGAATAAAGATTTTATTATGAAAATGAAGATAGATGAACTTGAAAAACTTAAATATAAGGGGGTTAAAAAAATTTATGAAAAATTAAATAAAGATAATTGTGGCTTAATAAAAATAATTAGACCTGATGGGATAAAAGAAATATTGATATATAATAAAATTAGGTATACTAAAGGATGGATAGTAGGAATTGCAATTGAAGAGAGGGAACTTTTTTTTCCAATATTAAATCTAATAAAAGCTATAATTATAACATTAATAATAGTTTTTATATTAGTCTCTTTAATATCAAATATTGTAAGTAATCTAATAACTAGCAATATTATAAAAATAGATAATTTTTTTATCGAGTTATCAAGTGGTGAAGGGGATTTAACACATAAAATAGAAATTAAAACAAAAGATGAGATTGGTGTGTTAGCCACAAATTTTAATTTATTTATTGATAGATTAAGACTAATAGTTTCAAATTTAAAGGATTCTATTAAAAATTTAAAAATTATTGGAGAAATTTTATCAACAAATATGATGACTACAACTACATCTGTTAATGAATTAACTTTAAACACAAACAATATTAAACATTTAGCTACTAACCAAAAAGAATTTTTTATAAAATCATCTGAATCAATTATGAGTATGCTCAATGATATAGAGAAATTAAATGAGTTAATAGAAAGTCAGTCAGGATTCTTATATGAATCATCAGGATATGTTGAAAAGATTGTAAAAAATATTGAAAAATCAGGTGCTATTTTTGAAACAAACTATAATTCTATAAAAAAACTTCTTCAGCTTTATAAAAAAAATTATGAAAAAGTAGTTGAGTTAAGAAATCTTATACAAAAAAATCCAGATTTTTTTCAAGAATTAGATAAAATTATAGTTAATTTTAATGAGATTACTAAAAAATTAAATTTTAACGATTTAGAAAAATTAGAAATAAATAATTTTATAGATAAAAATGAGACAAATAGAAAAATTAAAAATAAAAATGAAATATTAAGAAATTATTTTAATGAAATATACGAAAATCTAAGTGTAAACAAAAACGGTATTTTTAATATTATTGAGTCTATTAAAATATATCTTGATGAAGTTTATTTAAAAGTTAAAGATAATGAAATATTTTATGAAGGTGTTCTTGATTTAACAAGAATTATAAGTTATGAAGAGGATATTGTAGAAAATTCTATTTTTGAGCAGAATAAAAATTTACAGGAGATAAGTAACTCTATAGCCTTAATGAAGGATATTACAAATAAGATAAAAATATCCTCAAATTCGATATTACAATTGGGGCATCTGATTAAAGAAGATATAGAGAAAATGAATAATTTGACTGAAGAAATAAATATGTCTATAGTAGAAATGGATGATGCTTTCTCTTCAATTAATAATTCACTATTGAATATAGAAAAAATTTCAATTGATAATAAGAAAAATATTGAAAGAGTTGAATTTGATATAAAAAAATTTAAAACATAA
- a CDS encoding AbgT family transporter, translating into MGNNTLVISKKAFISTFIILLVLTIISGILTQIIPQGKYERTISEEGEKIIADSFKFIKEKPLPIYHWFLAWIEVLFDKGNILIISIILFILIIGICFSIINYTGILEIIIKILSYKFYKNKFLLLSIITLFFMILGSMFGIFEEMLPLIPLILLLSKNFGWDQLTGLYMSLLATGCGFAAAISNPFTLGVAQKLANIPVLSGAGYRIFIFIFIYFILITFIEIYIKKITKNSIVEKGSNYSTNYIENFNISTMENKDIEIINKKKKSITFFIIMIIIMFCFIITTLFINNIASFSIPIIALIFIIIAIGTSIIERVSAKEIIKIGMKGLSGISPAIILILLAMGINYIIKKGNIIDTILFYSSNELKKSGPYITSLGIYLITLFLNFFIGSASAKAFLLMPILTPLSDITGISRQIIVLAFQFGDGFSNVIYPTNPVLIIGLAISGVSYLKWFKATILLQIIIFILTSIFLLIAVSFGYK; encoded by the coding sequence ATGGGAAACAATACTCTTGTTATTAGTAAAAAAGCATTTATTTCCACTTTTATAATATTACTTGTTCTCACTATAATATCTGGGATTTTAACTCAAATTATACCTCAAGGAAAATATGAAAGAACTATATCTGAAGAAGGAGAAAAGATAATTGCAGATTCTTTTAAATTTATTAAAGAAAAACCATTGCCAATTTATCACTGGTTTTTAGCTTGGATTGAAGTTCTTTTTGATAAAGGAAATATTTTAATAATTTCAATTATTTTATTTATTTTAATAATTGGTATATGTTTTTCAATAATTAACTATACAGGAATTTTAGAAATTATAATTAAAATATTATCTTATAAATTTTACAAAAACAAATTTCTTCTTCTTTCTATAATAACACTTTTTTTTATGATTTTAGGTTCTATGTTTGGAATATTTGAAGAAATGCTTCCTCTTATTCCTTTAATTTTATTACTATCAAAAAATTTTGGATGGGATCAATTAACTGGTCTATATATGAGTCTTCTTGCCACTGGTTGTGGCTTTGCTGCTGCTATTTCAAACCCTTTTACTTTAGGAGTAGCCCAAAAATTAGCAAATATTCCTGTTCTTTCAGGGGCAGGTTATAGAATTTTCATTTTTATTTTTATATATTTTATTCTAATAACTTTTATAGAAATTTATATTAAAAAAATAACAAAAAATTCAATTGTAGAAAAAGGGAGCAATTATAGTACAAATTATATAGAAAATTTTAATATTTCAACTATGGAAAATAAAGATATAGAAATTATTAACAAAAAGAAAAAATCAATAACTTTTTTTATTATTATGATTATAATTATGTTTTGCTTCATAATAACAACATTATTTATTAATAATATTGCTAGTTTTTCAATTCCTATTATTGCTTTAATTTTTATAATAATCGCTATTGGAACAAGTATAATAGAAAGAGTTTCTGCAAAAGAAATTATAAAAATTGGGATGAAAGGCTTATCAGGAATATCACCTGCTATAATTCTTATATTATTAGCTATGGGAATTAATTATATAATAAAAAAAGGAAACATTATAGACACTATTCTATTTTATTCATCAAATGAATTAAAAAAAAGTGGCCCCTACATAACATCTTTAGGAATTTATCTTATAACTCTTTTTTTAAATTTTTTTATAGGTTCAGCTTCTGCAAAAGCTTTTCTCCTAATGCCTATACTTACTCCACTTTCAGATATAACTGGCATCTCAAGACAAATAATAGTTTTAGCTTTTCAATTTGGAGATGGATTTTCAAATGTAATCTATCCAACAAATCCAGTATTAATAATAGGTCTTGCTATATCAGGAGTTTCATATTTAAAGTGGTTTAAGGCAACAATTCTTCTTCAAATAATTATTTTTATTTTAACCTCTATATTTCTTTTGATAGCTGTATCTTTTGGATATAAATAA
- a CDS encoding DUF2817 domain-containing protein yields MFLHEKIKNIDDIKKFIPEILESLKKLDYDISFENNNDCFIIRAKKKNNKNHLILQSGLHGIEGYAGFIFIYNFVNKILIRELTEKNKNFNTINQIVNKFDFSFIINANPYGVKAKRRVNENNVDLNRNFLLSSEEFYKIDDEYLLIDKYINIEKKVKCFFRSILNIIYNIIKIITKIGQKKFKEILLIGQNLNPNGLYYSGNGFEKETLFLINLYENIFSEYSPENTIFIDLHTGYGPKSQMSIVNSFYFNNNEIEKFINKNYPLVSKVNTDSFYKIKGDLIDFIYNKYPSIKYATTFEFGTFGDSLIGNLKSLIALILENQYYNTNIKGKNLNKNTINFTGKKVLSFYEKAFYPNSKKWWRKALLDFEKAIIAILHL; encoded by the coding sequence ATGTTTTTACATGAAAAAATTAAAAATATCGATGATATTAAAAAATTTATTCCAGAAATTTTAGAAAGTTTAAAAAAGCTCGATTATGATATATCTTTTGAAAACAATAATGACTGTTTTATAATAAGAGCAAAAAAGAAAAATAATAAAAATCATTTAATTTTACAAAGTGGACTCCATGGAATAGAAGGTTATGCAGGTTTTATATTTATTTACAATTTTGTTAATAAAATATTAATTAGAGAATTAACAGAAAAAAATAAAAACTTTAATACTATCAATCAGATAGTAAATAAATTTGATTTTTCATTTATCATTAATGCTAATCCATATGGAGTAAAAGCTAAAAGAAGAGTTAATGAAAATAATGTTGATTTAAATAGAAATTTTCTATTAAGCAGTGAAGAATTTTATAAAATAGACGATGAATATTTACTTATTGATAAATACATTAATATAGAAAAAAAGGTAAAATGCTTTTTTAGATCAATATTAAATATAATATATAATATAATAAAAATTATTACTAAAATTGGCCAAAAAAAGTTTAAAGAAATTTTATTGATAGGTCAAAATTTAAATCCAAATGGATTATATTATAGTGGAAACGGCTTTGAAAAAGAGACACTTTTTCTAATAAACTTATATGAAAATATTTTCAGTGAGTATTCTCCTGAAAATACTATATTCATTGATCTCCATACAGGTTATGGCCCAAAATCTCAGATGAGCATTGTTAATTCTTTTTATTTTAATAATAATGAAATAGAAAAATTTATTAATAAAAACTATCCTCTTGTTTCAAAAGTTAATACTGATAGTTTTTATAAAATAAAAGGGGACCTTATAGATTTTATTTATAACAAATATCCATCAATTAAATATGCTACAACTTTTGAATTTGGAACTTTCGGAGATTCTTTAATAGGAAATCTTAAATCTCTAATAGCTTTAATTTTAGAAAATCAATATTATAACACTAATATAAAAGGCAAAAACTTAAATAAAAATACTATAAATTTTACTGGTAAAAAAGTTCTATCCTTTTATGAAAAAGCTTTTTACCCAAATAGTAAAAAATGGTGGAGAAAAGCTTTATTAGATTTTGAAAAGGCAATAATAGCTATTCTCCACCTTTAA
- a CDS encoding HD-GYP domain-containing protein, which translates to MVFENENNINLTDIEISTLNIISSNLNLFFHTFYFHQKIENDLLNTLKALVSSIEIKDHYTKGHSLRVMNYAIKFAFLLNLEDKIIEKIKWASLLHDIGKIGIPESILNKTLPLSENEFIIMKKHVFFSYQILQPLSFLEEERKIILHHHEKWDGTGYPYGLKGEEIPFESRIISIVDSFDAMNTNRPYRKKVNMDYIKNQFIENLGKQFDPILGEKFIQFLENKDIVAENLIS; encoded by the coding sequence ATGGTTTTTGAAAATGAAAACAATATTAATTTAACAGATATTGAAATTTCTACATTAAATATCATTTCTTCTAATTTGAATTTGTTTTTTCATACATTTTACTTTCATCAAAAAATTGAAAATGATCTTCTAAATACATTAAAAGCTTTAGTTTCATCTATTGAGATTAAAGATCATTATACTAAAGGTCACTCTTTAAGAGTAATGAATTATGCAATAAAATTTGCATTTCTTCTCAATTTAGAAGATAAAATTATTGAAAAAATTAAATGGGCTTCTTTACTTCATGACATAGGGAAAATTGGAATTCCAGAAAGTATTTTAAATAAAACTCTTCCTCTAAGTGAAAATGAATTTATAATAATGAAAAAACATGTTTTTTTTTCTTATCAAATTTTGCAACCTCTATCATTTCTCGAAGAGGAAAGAAAAATAATTCTTCATCATCATGAAAAATGGGATGGTACGGGTTATCCATATGGACTTAAAGGTGAAGAAATTCCCTTCGAATCAAGAATCATTTCAATAGTTGATTCTTTTGATGCAATGAATACAAATAGACCTTATAGAAAAAAAGTTAATATGGATTATATAAAAAATCAATTTATTGAAAACTTGGGAAAACAGTTTGATCCAATTTTAGGTGAAAAATTTATACAATTTTTAGAAAATAAAGATATAGTAGCAGAAAATCTAATTTCATAA